A stretch of the Bacillus anthracis str. Vollum genome encodes the following:
- the plsY gene encoding glycerol-3-phosphate 1-O-acyltransferase PlsY: protein MNILTLILSYLIGSISFALIVGKMFYKKDIRDYGSGNLGATNAYRVLGIKAGVIVAIADILKGTFACLLPLILSSTINPIVCGLLAILGHIFSVFASFKGGKAVATATGVFLFLSPLGVLVGFVVFVLTLLFTKYVSLSSMLAGIALFIYSLIFEDKVIIALSLLIIVSIIILHRQNIKRILNGTENKIV from the coding sequence TTGAACATTTTAACTCTGATTTTAAGTTATTTAATAGGCTCAATTTCATTTGCTTTAATAGTCGGTAAAATGTTTTATAAGAAAGATATTCGTGATTATGGTAGTGGTAATCTTGGTGCAACTAATGCTTATAGAGTTTTAGGCATAAAAGCAGGAGTAATTGTTGCAATTGCTGATATATTAAAAGGTACATTTGCTTGTTTACTTCCACTAATACTTAGTTCTACGATTAACCCTATTGTATGTGGTTTATTAGCCATATTGGGACACATATTTTCTGTATTTGCTAGTTTTAAAGGTGGAAAAGCTGTTGCGACAGCAACTGGAGTTTTTTTATTTTTGTCACCTTTAGGTGTTTTGGTTGGTTTTGTTGTGTTTGTGCTAACTTTGTTATTTACTAAGTATGTATCACTAAGTTCAATGTTGGCTGGTATAGCATTATTTATTTATAGTCTAATATTTGAAGATAAAGTTATCATAGCACTTTCTCTACTAATAATCGTATCAATAATCATTCTTCATCGACAAAATATAAAGAGAATTCTAAATGGAACAGAGAACAAAATAGTCTAA
- the ybaK gene encoding Cys-tRNA(Pro) deacylase, translating into MKKDKTNAMRILDKEKIEYSMMSYNPDDGKIDGVSVAEKIGREVREVYKTLIAQGNSKNYHVFIIPVDEELNLKAAAKAVSEKKIEMIPVKDITKVSGYIRGGCSPIGMKKLFSTCIDASAQSLETMIVSGGKIGIQIELKVDDLAKVTRAQFGEITK; encoded by the coding sequence ATGAAAAAAGATAAAACAAATGCGATGCGAATATTAGATAAAGAGAAAATTGAATATTCGATGATGTCATATAATCCAGACGATGGGAAAATTGATGGCGTATCAGTAGCCGAGAAAATTGGACGAGAAGTGAGAGAAGTATATAAAACGTTAATCGCTCAAGGGAATAGTAAAAATTATCATGTGTTTATCATCCCGGTAGATGAGGAACTAAATTTAAAAGCTGCCGCAAAAGCAGTAAGTGAAAAGAAGATTGAAATGATTCCTGTAAAAGATATTACAAAAGTGTCAGGATACATTCGCGGCGGCTGTTCACCAATCGGAATGAAGAAGTTATTTTCTACATGTATTGATGCGAGTGCTCAATCACTTGAAACGATGATTGTAAGCGGCGGGAAAATAGGTATACAAATTGAGCTGAAAGTGGATGACTTAGCGAAAGTAACGAGAGCACAGTTTGGTGAAATAACGAAATAA
- a CDS encoding histidine--tRNA ligase, protein MEIRNVKGTKDYLPEEQVLRSKIKRACEDTFERYGCKPLETPTLNMYELMSYKYGGGDEILKEIYTLQDQGKRDLALRYDLTIPFAKVVAMNPNIRLPFKRYEIGKVFRDGPIKQGRFREFIQCDVDIVGVESVMAEAELMSMAFELFQTLNLEVTIQYNNRKLLNGILQAINIPTELTSDVILSLDKIEKIGIDGVRKDVLERGISEEMADTICNTVLSCLQLSIADFKEAFNNPLVADGVNELQQLQQYLIALGINENTIFNPFLARGLTMYTGTVYEIFLKDGSITSSIGSGGRYDNIIGAFRGDDMSYPTVGISFGLDVIYTALSQKETISSTADVFIIPLGTELQCLQIAQQLRSTTSLKIELELAGRKLKRALNYANKENIPYVLIIGEEEICTETVMLRNMKEGSEVKVPLSSLSNYL, encoded by the coding sequence ATGGAAATAAGAAATGTAAAAGGAACGAAAGACTATTTACCAGAGGAGCAAGTACTGCGAAGTAAAATTAAAAGAGCGTGTGAGGATACGTTTGAACGTTATGGCTGTAAACCGTTAGAGACACCAACGTTAAATATGTATGAGCTTATGTCATACAAGTACGGCGGTGGTGATGAAATATTAAAAGAAATATATACACTTCAGGATCAAGGAAAACGTGACCTTGCCTTACGCTACGATTTAACCATTCCATTCGCAAAAGTTGTGGCAATGAATCCGAACATCCGCCTTCCTTTTAAACGGTATGAAATTGGGAAAGTATTTCGAGATGGTCCTATTAAACAAGGGAGATTTCGTGAGTTTATACAATGCGACGTTGATATAGTCGGTGTTGAGTCTGTCATGGCAGAAGCTGAACTTATGAGTATGGCGTTTGAGCTGTTCCAAACGTTAAACTTAGAAGTAACAATCCAATATAATAACCGCAAATTGTTAAATGGTATTCTTCAGGCCATTAACATCCCTACTGAATTAACAAGTGACGTCATTTTATCATTAGATAAAATCGAAAAGATTGGGATTGATGGCGTACGAAAAGATGTATTAGAGCGCGGAATTTCTGAAGAAATGGCTGATACGATATGTAATACCGTATTATCTTGTCTACAGCTTTCAATTGCTGACTTTAAAGAAGCTTTCAATAATCCACTCGTTGCAGATGGGGTAAACGAATTACAACAATTACAGCAATATTTAATCGCTCTTGGAATAAATGAGAATACGATATTTAATCCATTTTTAGCACGAGGACTGACAATGTACACAGGTACTGTATATGAAATCTTTTTAAAAGATGGCTCGATTACATCTAGCATCGGTAGCGGTGGTCGTTACGATAATATTATTGGAGCATTCCGTGGTGATGATATGAGCTATCCAACAGTCGGTATTTCATTCGGCTTAGACGTTATTTATACAGCACTATCACAGAAAGAAACGATATCATCTACAGCGGATGTATTTATCATCCCGCTCGGGACAGAATTGCAATGCTTACAAATCGCCCAGCAATTACGTTCTACCACTTCCTTAAAAATCGAACTCGAACTAGCGGGACGCAAATTAAAACGTGCCCTGAATTATGCCAATAAAGAAAATATCCCTTATGTGCTTATTATTGGGGAAGAAGAAATATGTACAGAAACCGTTATGCTACGGAATATGAAGGAAGGTAGTGAAGTGAAGGTTCCCCTTTCTTCTTTAAGTAATTATTTATAA
- a CDS encoding winged helix-turn-helix transcriptional regulator — protein sequence MDCSNENNINYPFLNKYSCPVEAMVEVIGGKWKGVILYHLLDGTKRFNELKRLKPNITQRMLTLQLRELEADGIIHREVYREVPPKVEYSLTELGESLRPMILLMMEWATHNMEKVLESRNMKNNS from the coding sequence ATGGATTGTTCAAACGAAAATAATATAAATTACCCATTTTTAAATAAATATTCTTGTCCAGTGGAAGCGATGGTCGAGGTCATTGGAGGGAAATGGAAAGGGGTTATTTTGTATCATTTATTAGATGGTACAAAACGGTTTAATGAATTAAAAAGGTTAAAACCAAATATCACACAAAGAATGTTAACATTGCAGCTGAGGGAACTCGAAGCAGATGGCATCATACATCGTGAAGTGTACCGTGAAGTACCCCCGAAAGTAGAATATTCGTTAACGGAGCTTGGTGAATCACTGCGTCCAATGATTCTATTAATGATGGAGTGGGCGACTCATAATATGGAGAAAGTTTTGGAGAGTAGGAATATGAAAAATAATAGTTAA
- a CDS encoding NAD(P)H-dependent oxidoreductase — MTNTNQITKEKIMEAFHFRHACKAFDPMQKISEEDFKFILETGRLSPSSFGYEPWKFVVVQNKEVREKLRPYSWGAGGQLATASHFVIVLSRNIKDMHYDAEYIKHMMNDIIELPEDAQKIRYEFFKKFQETDFNLLQSDRAVFDWASKQTYIALGNMMTSAAQIGIDSCPIEGFDKEKVDSLLRQEGIIKENNFEVSVMVAFGYRKEEPKRDKTRQTMDAIVEWIY; from the coding sequence ATGACAAATACAAATCAAATTACAAAAGAAAAAATTATGGAGGCTTTTCATTTCAGACATGCATGTAAAGCGTTCGATCCTATGCAAAAAATCTCAGAAGAAGATTTTAAATTTATTTTAGAAACAGGAAGATTATCTCCTTCTTCTTTCGGATATGAACCTTGGAAATTTGTTGTCGTACAAAATAAAGAAGTAAGAGAAAAACTACGACCATATTCATGGGGCGCTGGTGGGCAACTTGCAACAGCTAGCCACTTTGTCATTGTTCTTTCAAGAAATATTAAAGATATGCATTATGATGCAGAGTATATTAAACATATGATGAACGATATTATTGAATTACCTGAAGACGCGCAAAAAATTAGATATGAATTCTTTAAAAAGTTCCAGGAAACAGATTTTAACTTATTACAATCCGACCGTGCTGTATTTGATTGGGCATCAAAGCAAACTTATATTGCTTTAGGTAATATGATGACGAGTGCAGCTCAAATTGGCATTGATTCTTGTCCAATAGAAGGATTTGATAAAGAGAAAGTAGATTCTTTACTTCGTCAAGAAGGCATTATTAAAGAAAATAATTTTGAAGTATCTGTAATGGTTGCGTTCGGTTATCGTAAAGAAGAGCCAAAGCGTGATAAAACAAGACAGACTATGGATGCAATTGTTGAATGGATTTATTAA
- a CDS encoding DUF1292 domain-containing protein: MNMSDIEVGEVFTLSDENNEEQEVEVLGAMDVEGAEYIAVAFVEDIQTETEEDIDIFFLKVEEDSEFSYIENDEEFEKVSAAFEKILDEQEQE, translated from the coding sequence ATGAATATGTCTGATATTGAAGTTGGCGAAGTGTTTACTCTTAGTGATGAGAATAACGAAGAGCAAGAAGTAGAAGTGCTCGGAGCGATGGATGTCGAAGGTGCAGAATATATTGCAGTTGCCTTTGTTGAAGATATCCAAACAGAAACCGAGGAAGACATTGATATTTTCTTTTTAAAAGTAGAAGAAGATAGTGAATTCTCATACATTGAGAATGACGAGGAATTTGAAAAAGTATCTGCTGCGTTTGAAAAGATTTTGGATGAGCAAGAGCAAGAATAG
- a CDS encoding pyruvate kinase produces the protein MTIDRVCTIGPASNNKETLAKLINNGMKIVRLNLSHGTHESHKDIIRLVKSLDDSIKILGDVQGPKIRLGEIKGEQITLQAGDSFMLRTQPVTGSSTEASVDYEGIANDVKVGSRILMNDGEVELIVEKVSTDKIETKVKTGGNISSHKGVNLPGAIVSLPAITEKDKKDIQFLLEEDVDFIACSFVRKPSHIKEIRDFIQQYKETSPNLIAKIETMEAIENFQDICKEADGIMIARGDLGVELPYQFIPLLQKMMIQECNRTNTYVITATQMLQSMVDHSIPTRAEVTDVFQAVLDGTNAVMLSAESASGEHPVESVSTLRLVSEFAEHVKKDGPFVMKDVLELLHKSLDE, from the coding sequence ATGACAATCGATCGAGTTTGTACAATTGGGCCAGCAAGTAATAATAAAGAAACGTTAGCGAAGTTAATAAACAATGGTATGAAAATTGTTCGTCTAAATTTATCACATGGTACGCATGAAAGTCATAAAGATATTATTCGTTTAGTGAAATCGTTAGATGATTCTATTAAAATTTTAGGCGATGTACAAGGTCCTAAAATAAGGTTAGGTGAAATAAAAGGAGAACAAATTACACTTCAGGCGGGAGATTCTTTTATGTTACGTACGCAACCAGTTACAGGGAGTAGTACGGAAGCAAGTGTTGATTATGAAGGAATCGCGAATGATGTGAAAGTTGGAAGTAGAATTTTAATGAATGATGGCGAAGTTGAGTTAATTGTTGAGAAGGTAAGTACGGATAAAATAGAAACAAAGGTCAAAACAGGTGGTAATATCTCATCACATAAAGGAGTGAACTTACCAGGGGCAATCGTTAGTTTACCAGCTATTACAGAGAAAGATAAAAAAGATATTCAGTTTCTTTTAGAAGAGGATGTTGATTTTATTGCGTGTTCTTTCGTAAGAAAACCTAGTCATATAAAAGAAATACGAGATTTTATACAACAGTATAAAGAAACGTCACCTAATTTAATTGCAAAAATAGAAACGATGGAAGCAATCGAGAATTTTCAAGATATATGTAAAGAAGCAGACGGAATTATGATTGCAAGGGGCGATTTAGGAGTTGAGTTGCCGTATCAATTTATTCCGCTCTTGCAGAAAATGATGATTCAGGAATGTAATCGAACGAATACATATGTTATTACAGCGACACAAATGCTTCAATCTATGGTAGATCATTCGATTCCAACAAGGGCTGAGGTAACTGATGTGTTTCAAGCTGTACTGGATGGAACGAATGCTGTTATGCTTTCTGCTGAAAGTGCTTCAGGAGAGCATCCGGTTGAAAGTGTGAGTACACTACGTCTCGTTTCTGAATTTGCTGAGCATGTAAAAAAAGACGGTCCTTTTGTGATGAAAGATGTACTGGAATTGCTGCATAAATCTTTGGATGAGTGA
- a CDS encoding lipoprotein, with the protein MKMKKVAIASITIGTMLTMAACSPSADKETDKKEQVTAQNEGEVKTTSTDETSKTTKDTDKETNTSSNEKTDKDAKNTKESSGTESNGKTSTQNENVKTKEKETTGKTNDQTTSGKTTDQSTSTNSDGKTTKDPKKSVAVKTSVKEVAALVDSLDKQLAANPKLETVNKLGKQINAKWDVIEKELETSHPAEYKTIGQSMYPLIVGAEKEKIDITKMKSLTTKTKKDLNQLLTKLS; encoded by the coding sequence ATGAAAATGAAAAAGGTCGCTATCGCATCGATAACAATTGGTACAATGCTTACTATGGCAGCTTGTAGTCCGTCAGCAGATAAAGAGACAGATAAGAAGGAGCAAGTAACTGCGCAAAATGAAGGAGAAGTAAAAACGACAAGTACAGATGAAACGTCAAAAACAACGAAAGATACTGACAAAGAAACAAATACTTCTTCCAACGAAAAAACAGATAAAGATGCAAAAAACACGAAAGAATCATCAGGAACAGAAAGTAACGGTAAAACGTCAACTCAAAACGAGAATGTAAAAACAAAAGAAAAAGAGACGACGGGAAAAACAAATGATCAAACGACTAGCGGAAAAACAACAGATCAAAGTACAAGTACAAACTCAGACGGAAAAACAACGAAAGATCCTAAGAAAAGTGTAGCTGTGAAAACGAGTGTGAAAGAAGTTGCTGCATTAGTTGATAGCTTAGATAAGCAATTAGCTGCTAATCCGAAATTAGAAACAGTAAATAAACTTGGAAAACAAATTAATGCGAAGTGGGATGTAATTGAGAAAGAGTTAGAAACATCACACCCAGCTGAATATAAAACAATTGGACAAAGTATGTATCCATTAATTGTAGGAGCGGAGAAAGAAAAGATAGATATTACTAAAATGAAGTCATTAACGACGAAAACGAAAAAAGATTTAAACCAATTATTAACAAAACTTTCGTAG
- a CDS encoding SDR family oxidoreductase — MKKIAIVTGATRLNGIGAVVCKVLAQKGIDIFFTYWSQYDKTMPWGMHEKEPFLLKEEIESYGVRCEMAEINLSQSYSPNRLFYMVSERLGDPSILINNAAYATHTRIEELNVEQLDKHYTVNVRATMLLSSLFIKQYASKASGSIINLTSGQSLGPMPDELAYAATKGAIEAFTKSVAPVAMEKGITVNAVDPGPTNTGWITEELKHHLVWKFPQGKVGEPVDAARLISFLVSEEAKWITGQVIHSNGGYS, encoded by the coding sequence GTGAAGAAAATAGCAATTGTAACAGGGGCCACTCGTCTGAATGGAATTGGTGCAGTTGTATGCAAGGTACTTGCTCAAAAAGGAATAGACATTTTTTTCACGTATTGGTCTCAGTATGATAAAACGATGCCGTGGGGAATGCATGAGAAAGAGCCCTTTTTGTTGAAAGAGGAGATTGAAAGTTACGGTGTTCGATGTGAAATGGCAGAAATCAACTTATCGCAGTCGTATTCGCCCAATCGTTTGTTTTATATGGTATCAGAACGGTTAGGTGATCCATCTATTTTAATTAATAATGCAGCGTATGCTACTCATACGAGAATTGAGGAATTAAATGTAGAACAGTTAGATAAACATTATACGGTTAATGTTCGGGCTACTATGTTATTAAGTTCATTATTTATAAAACAGTATGCAAGCAAGGCGAGTGGAAGTATTATTAACCTTACTTCAGGACAGTCACTAGGGCCGATGCCTGATGAACTAGCATACGCAGCAACGAAAGGAGCAATTGAAGCATTTACAAAATCAGTAGCACCAGTTGCGATGGAGAAGGGGATTACAGTAAATGCTGTTGATCCAGGACCGACGAATACAGGATGGATTACAGAGGAGCTGAAGCATCATTTAGTATGGAAGTTCCCGCAAGGTAAAGTAGGAGAGCCGGTGGATGCTGCGCGCTTAATATCTTTTTTAGTAAGTGAAGAAGCGAAATGGATTACTGGGCAAGTTATTCATTCGAATGGTGGTTACTCATAA
- a CDS encoding putative ABC transporter permease subunit, with translation MSKIWTLTKVLLKLNYADFITDKKKRWAYVFSFAAILFVGFLLFGSITHAMYEGMIHLGQDPGMIIAMGLAIASIWVFLMSITNILTVFYYSNDIEMLLPLPLKPAQIISAKFLTVLITQYVMSSFILLPIFITYGLKSGAFITYYIYMIFIYLLFPIVPLVLASLLMTVIMRYTNIAKNKDRGNIFIGIVSILFIVGINVFLQWKNKSSFSEDAIADYLANNQSSLLVQMTNYFPTTYFGAVALVENANWKGPLYVIIFAVISFVFFVLFYYIAERTYLKGVIGLSTSTAKKEVISAEGLQKSTVQSSHLKAYVKKEFKTLFRTPQFFLNCIVQTFVMPIMLFFVLFVQDGNLKWITGYIDNPKSAGLAIGVGLCASLFLMGSNVIATTSFSRDGSSWFVNRYLPVKASDIFFAKAITAWLINVIILAVFGITMAVVAGISPVFMVLWFLLSANGLLLINLIGTRWDAQTADIHWDTEQKLFKSRYTTLWNFLANILIALVIVAGVSLLYFFLHVGLWVMFIVLFVMFTIVNYIFIKILKLGAERILSNIE, from the coding sequence ATGAGTAAAATTTGGACGTTAACGAAAGTATTATTGAAATTAAATTATGCAGATTTTATAACAGATAAGAAGAAGCGATGGGCGTATGTATTTTCATTTGCAGCTATTTTATTTGTCGGCTTTTTACTGTTTGGTTCTATCACGCATGCAATGTATGAGGGAATGATACATTTAGGGCAAGATCCAGGAATGATTATCGCAATGGGACTTGCGATTGCGAGTATATGGGTATTTTTAATGAGTATTACGAACATTTTAACTGTATTTTACTACAGCAATGACATTGAAATGTTATTACCATTACCATTAAAACCAGCGCAAATTATTTCAGCCAAATTTTTAACGGTATTAATTACACAATACGTAATGAGTTCATTTATTTTATTACCGATCTTTATTACGTACGGTTTAAAAAGTGGCGCATTTATTACATATTACATATATATGATTTTCATTTACTTACTCTTCCCAATTGTGCCGTTAGTACTAGCTTCGTTACTGATGACAGTTATTATGAGGTATACAAATATAGCGAAAAATAAAGACCGAGGAAATATATTTATTGGAATCGTAAGTATACTATTTATTGTAGGAATTAACGTATTTTTGCAGTGGAAAAATAAAAGTTCGTTTTCTGAAGATGCAATTGCGGATTACCTTGCAAACAACCAGTCTTCTCTTTTAGTACAAATGACAAACTATTTTCCAACTACATATTTTGGAGCAGTAGCATTAGTAGAAAATGCAAATTGGAAGGGTCCTTTATACGTAATAATCTTTGCAGTTATTTCATTTGTATTTTTTGTGTTGTTTTATTACATTGCAGAGCGTACATATTTAAAAGGGGTTATTGGACTTTCAACGAGTACAGCAAAAAAAGAAGTCATTTCAGCAGAAGGCTTACAGAAATCTACGGTACAAAGTTCACATTTGAAAGCATATGTGAAAAAAGAATTTAAAACGTTATTCCGTACACCACAATTTTTCTTAAATTGTATCGTACAAACTTTCGTTATGCCAATTATGTTGTTCTTCGTTTTATTCGTGCAAGATGGGAATTTAAAATGGATTACGGGATATATTGATAACCCAAAATCAGCAGGGCTTGCAATTGGTGTTGGCCTTTGTGCCTCTCTATTTTTAATGGGAAGTAACGTCATCGCAACAACTTCATTCTCACGTGATGGAAGCTCTTGGTTTGTGAATCGTTATTTACCAGTAAAAGCTTCGGATATCTTTTTTGCGAAAGCGATCACTGCTTGGTTAATTAATGTAATTATTTTAGCAGTGTTCGGTATTACGATGGCAGTTGTAGCGGGAATTTCTCCAGTATTTATGGTTCTTTGGTTCTTATTAAGTGCGAATGGTTTATTGTTAATTAATTTAATCGGCACACGCTGGGATGCACAAACTGCAGATATACATTGGGATACAGAGCAGAAATTATTTAAGAGCCGCTATACAACTTTGTGGAATTTTTTAGCTAATATTTTAATAGCTTTAGTTATTGTAGCGGGAGTAAGTCTATTATACTTCTTCCTTCATGTCGGACTGTGGGTTATGTTTATCGTTTTATTTGTAATGTTTACGATTGTAAATTATATCTTTATTAAAATTTTAAAATTAGGTGCAGAACGTATATTGTCAAATATTGAATAA
- a CDS encoding ABC transporter ATP-binding protein, whose protein sequence is MIEITNVSKSYNGSTYAVKDLSLSVPSGEIFGFLGPNGAGKSTTIKMITGIHGVDKGTITINGIDIMKNPMEAKRTFGYVPDSPDMFLRLKGIEYLNFMADMYEVPKEVRQERIESLAKKFDLYNALSDQIQSYSHGMRQKIVIIGVLVHEPDVWILDEPLTGLDPKSAYILKEMMREHADKGKIVFFSTHVLEVAEKLCDRVAIINKGNLQFKGNLDEMRDHFKSNESLEKMFLEMTGNE, encoded by the coding sequence ATGATTGAAATTACGAATGTGTCAAAAAGTTATAATGGTTCTACCTATGCAGTAAAAGATTTAAGTTTATCTGTGCCTAGCGGAGAAATCTTTGGATTTTTAGGACCGAATGGTGCCGGTAAATCAACGACAATTAAGATGATTACTGGTATCCATGGGGTGGACAAAGGGACGATTACGATTAATGGTATAGATATTATGAAAAATCCGATGGAAGCGAAAAGGACGTTTGGTTATGTCCCAGATAGTCCAGATATGTTTTTACGATTAAAGGGAATTGAATATTTAAACTTTATGGCAGATATGTATGAAGTGCCGAAAGAAGTACGCCAAGAACGAATTGAGTCCTTAGCGAAGAAATTTGATCTTTACAATGCGTTATCGGATCAAATACAAAGTTACTCGCACGGTATGAGACAAAAGATTGTTATTATTGGTGTGCTCGTGCATGAGCCAGATGTATGGATTTTAGATGAACCGTTAACGGGGCTGGATCCGAAATCTGCATATATTTTAAAAGAAATGATGAGAGAACATGCGGATAAAGGAAAGATTGTATTCTTCTCTACACACGTATTAGAAGTGGCAGAAAAATTATGTGACCGCGTCGCGATTATTAATAAGGGGAATTTGCAGTTCAAAGGGAATTTAGATGAAATGAGAGATCATTTTAAATCCAATGAATCACTTGAAAAAATGTTCTTGGAGATGACGGGCAATGAGTAA
- a CDS encoding DUF3796 domain-containing protein gives MKTTWIKYLGFLGFFGFLGFFYEKGLFTMFCFFSFFTSYRTVQHDELFEQIVNKSCRNAFIVTLLTTAIIMFIEMLFPNPVLQEIDIALIFGTLILTFGFSMFFYDKPVDELEDAPWRS, from the coding sequence GTGAAAACAACTTGGATAAAATATTTAGGATTTCTTGGTTTCTTCGGTTTTCTTGGCTTTTTTTATGAAAAAGGATTGTTTACTATGTTTTGTTTCTTCTCCTTTTTCACCTCATATAGAACGGTTCAACACGATGAACTGTTTGAACAAATCGTTAATAAATCGTGCCGCAATGCCTTTATCGTTACGTTACTAACTACCGCTATCATTATGTTCATTGAAATGTTATTTCCAAACCCGGTGCTACAAGAAATTGATATCGCTCTTATTTTCGGCACACTTATTCTTACGTTCGGATTCTCTATGTTCTTTTACGACAAACCAGTTGATGAACTGGAAGATGCACCATGGCGTTCGTAA
- a CDS encoding helix-turn-helix transcriptional regulator, translated as MAFVTKIKEYRTKLNMTQEDLAKQVSVRRETISHLEKGKYNPSLQLAHDIARALHSTIDEVFIFEDE; from the coding sequence ATGGCGTTCGTAACGAAAATAAAAGAATACCGCACCAAATTGAACATGACGCAAGAAGATTTAGCGAAACAAGTTAGTGTACGTCGTGAAACAATTAGCCATCTCGAAAAAGGTAAATACAATCCTTCCTTGCAGCTTGCTCACGATATTGCGAGGGCACTTCATAGTACGATTGATGAGGTTTTTATTTTTGAGGATGAATAA
- a CDS encoding tubby C-terminal domain-like protein, which yields MLKFSFELDKNIPQKDEPRYDAYSKGFIEGEVTIYAGDSVLFQKSCMKVAELGIYLGQWMEQVQHGQNVHMNYETPDREEIILSFSYEEDNQWRVSSSWQQFEVQECISTTAVVESVQRYLYELNKELRMVEYPVTFDQYLRGERMMQLSYKRLCDSKADTTSIEVYNESKQVGVVRGYYKNTLMRVLDFIPKVGSNIIYEIKDSKDNIRVIAKDVSRQRQRRILVTYKDNHDAEHEILVCDGKLLDANFLFTFTYKREEYVVHKTTFGMGKLLRKGYVIADWNIRLEEDMYYIEMNVYDENYIKDQYLLLGVFHAVLYG from the coding sequence ATGTTAAAGTTTTCATTTGAGTTAGACAAGAATATCCCGCAAAAGGATGAACCACGGTATGATGCCTATTCCAAGGGCTTTATCGAAGGAGAAGTAACGATTTATGCTGGTGACAGCGTACTTTTTCAAAAGTCATGCATGAAGGTTGCAGAGCTTGGCATTTATTTAGGACAGTGGATGGAGCAAGTGCAACATGGGCAGAATGTACATATGAATTATGAAACGCCTGACCGTGAAGAAATCATTCTTAGTTTCTCCTATGAAGAGGACAATCAGTGGAGAGTTTCTTCCAGTTGGCAACAATTTGAGGTTCAGGAATGTATTTCTACTACAGCAGTAGTGGAGAGTGTTCAACGCTATTTATATGAGTTAAATAAAGAACTGCGCATGGTAGAATATCCTGTGACATTTGATCAGTACTTAAGAGGAGAGCGAATGATGCAGCTCTCTTACAAGCGATTGTGTGATAGTAAAGCGGATACGACATCAATAGAGGTTTATAATGAAAGTAAACAAGTAGGTGTAGTACGGGGCTACTACAAAAATACGTTGATGAGAGTGCTAGATTTCATTCCGAAAGTCGGTAGTAATATCATTTATGAAATAAAGGATAGTAAGGACAACATTCGCGTCATTGCAAAGGATGTAAGTAGGCAGCGTCAAAGAAGGATTTTAGTAACGTACAAAGATAATCATGATGCAGAGCATGAAATCCTTGTATGTGACGGAAAGTTATTGGATGCAAATTTCTTATTTACCTTTACATATAAGAGAGAAGAATATGTTGTTCATAAAACTACTTTTGGGATGGGAAAGTTATTACGAAAAGGCTATGTAATCGCAGATTGGAATATTCGTCTTGAGGAAGATATGTATTACATTGAGATGAATGTATATGATGAAAATTATATAAAGGATCAATACTTACTGTTAGGCGTATTTCATGCGGTTTTGTATGGGTGA